A stretch of the Lactuca sativa cultivar Salinas chromosome 9, Lsat_Salinas_v11, whole genome shotgun sequence genome encodes the following:
- the LOC111894047 gene encoding 2-alkenal reductase (NADP(+)-dependent), whose product MGGSDGGAAAKTVVESKEWYLAAYAPENVPTSDHLKLRSVTISLEYDSVADQHVAVQLLLISVDPYLRSTITGRDGDLYLPRPPLNKAITGFGIGRVVRSKNKNFNEGDIVINPFSPVAEYSIIPADFLRKIDQTTDIALPNYLSCLGVPGFTAWVAIEVLGNPKPGSNVFISAAAGGVGMFAGQLAKLKGCRVVGSTGSNDKVQLIKDEFGYDEGFNYHEESDFDVALAKYFPDGIDLYLDNVGGKLLDDVLNHVNKGANIVISGMISQYNTIPAEREGVKNLLNMVGKDVKMQGFLCGSYLNQFGEFAQQMEKYINEEKIKPKHKINQGIESFFESFVSLFSSSNLGKVIVQVAT is encoded by the exons atgGGCGGTAGCGACGGCGGAGCAGCGGCAAAGACGGTGGTGGAGAGCAAAGAGTGGTATTTAGCAGCCTACGCACCGGAAAATGTACCCACTTCAGATCATCTAAAGCTGCGTTCAGTCACCATTTCTCTCGAATATGATTCCGTCGCCGATCAACACGTGGCAGTGCAGCTGCTCTTAATCTCCGTCGATCCTTATCTACGATCCACCATCACCGGCCGTGATGGTGACCTGTACTTACCTCGACCTCCCCTCAACAAG GCAATCACAGGGTTTGGCATAGGAAGGGTGGTACGATcgaaaaataaaaactttaacgAGGGCGATATCGTCATTAACCCTTTTTCACCTGTTGCTGAATACAGCATCATACCAGCTGATTTCCTTAGAAAGATTGATCAAACAACCGATATCGCGTTGCCTAATTACCTCAGTTGTCTTG GGGTACCCGGCTTTACTGCATGGGTGGCAATAGAGGTGCTCGGGAACCCTAAGCCTGGCTCAAATGTGTTTATATCTGCGGCTGCTGGAGGTGTTGGAATGTTTGCTGGACAATTGGCTAAACTAAAAGGATGTCGAGTTGTTGGAAGCACAGGGTCTAATGACAAA GTTCAACTTATAAAGGACGAATTTGGATATGATGAGGGATTCAACTATCATGAAGAATCAGATTTTGATGTTGCATTAGCCAA GTATTTTCCAGATGGAATCGATCTATACTTGGATAATGTTGGTGGTAAATTGCTAGATGATGTTCTTAATCATGTCAATAAAGGTGCTAATATCGTCATAAGTGGGATGATATCTCAATACAACACA ATTCCGGCAGAGAGAGAAGGCGTGAAGAACCTACTGAATATGGTGGGAAAAGACGTGAAGATGCAGGGATTTCTTTGTGGTTCGTATTTGAATCAGTTTGGAGAATTTGCACAACAAATGGAAAAGTACATCAACGAAGAGAAGATAAAGCCGAAACACAAAATAAATCAAGGGATTGAGAGTTTTTTTGAAAGCTTTGTTTCCCTTTTCTCGAGCTCCAACCTCGGAAAAGTTATTGTTCAAGTTGCCACGTAA